One part of the Roseomonas gilardii genome encodes these proteins:
- the nrfD gene encoding NrfD/PsrC family molybdoenzyme membrane anchor subunit produces MSGATDGLLPREASYGSLVGTVADPLLREKAGGRYRIAFLLALLVTLMMAAIITWLFAQGIGIFGNNTSVVWGFPIANYVWWIGIGNAGTFISAALLLTRQPWRAAINRFAEVMTIFAVSIAGLFPILHLGRPYRAYWVIPYPNSMGLWPQWDSALVWDAASIVAYLVFSVLFFFLGLIPDLATLRDRAQTRAGQRIYGALALGWRGSARHWQLHDTVYRAMAMIALPLVVSVHSVAALDFAASLMPGWSESIFPPYFVVGALFSGFGMVIVLAAAMRRGLGLQAVITPRHFEVMARVVLAGALAMGLSYGTEWFNDWYGGDAAERAHLHYLFHSPYTVLYLVMLFCNVIAPQLFWIGALRRRIWFVVLVAVVLNVGMWLERILIIWNTLSHTHLPATESVFHPTLWDWGLLAGTLGFFALLMLTVSRLLPVVAMHDMGKLLHRRRREG; encoded by the coding sequence ATGAGCGGCGCCACCGACGGGCTGCTGCCGCGCGAGGCCAGCTACGGCTCCCTGGTCGGCACGGTCGCCGACCCGCTGCTGCGGGAGAAGGCGGGCGGGCGCTACCGCATCGCCTTCCTGCTCGCCCTGCTGGTGACGCTGATGATGGCCGCCATCATCACCTGGCTCTTCGCCCAGGGCATCGGCATCTTCGGCAACAACACCTCGGTGGTCTGGGGCTTCCCCATCGCCAACTATGTCTGGTGGATCGGCATCGGCAATGCGGGGACCTTCATCTCGGCGGCGCTGCTGCTGACGCGGCAGCCCTGGCGCGCGGCGATCAACCGCTTCGCCGAGGTGATGACGATCTTCGCCGTCTCCATCGCCGGGCTGTTCCCCATCCTGCACCTGGGCCGGCCCTACCGCGCCTACTGGGTGATCCCCTATCCGAACTCGATGGGGCTCTGGCCGCAATGGGACAGCGCCCTGGTCTGGGACGCGGCCTCGATCGTCGCCTATCTGGTCTTCTCGGTGCTGTTCTTCTTCCTGGGCCTGATCCCGGACCTCGCCACGCTACGCGACCGGGCGCAGACCCGGGCGGGGCAGCGGATCTACGGCGCGCTGGCGCTGGGCTGGCGCGGCTCCGCCCGGCACTGGCAGCTGCACGACACGGTGTATCGCGCCATGGCGATGATCGCCCTGCCGCTGGTGGTCTCCGTGCACAGCGTCGCGGCACTGGATTTCGCGGCGAGCCTGATGCCGGGCTGGTCCGAGTCGATCTTCCCGCCCTATTTCGTGGTGGGCGCGCTCTTCTCCGGCTTCGGCATGGTGATCGTGCTCGCCGCCGCCATGCGCCGGGGCCTGGGCCTGCAGGCGGTGATCACGCCGCGCCATTTCGAGGTGATGGCGCGGGTGGTGCTGGCCGGGGCGCTGGCCATGGGCCTGTCCTACGGCACCGAATGGTTCAACGACTGGTATGGCGGCGACGCGGCGGAACGCGCGCACCTGCATTACCTCTTCCACAGCCCCTACACCGTCCTCTACCTCGTCATGCTCTTCTGCAACGTGATCGCGCCGCAGCTCTTCTGGATCGGCGCGCTGCGGCGGCGGATCTGGTTCGTGGTGCTGGTGGCGGTGGTGCTGAATGTCGGGATGTGGCTGGAGCGCATCCTGATCATCTGGAACACGCTGTCCCACACGCATCTGCCGGCGACGGAGAGCGTCTTCCACCCGACGCTCTGGGACTGGGGGCTGCTGGCGGGCACGCTGGGCTTCTTCGCGCTGCTGATGCTGACCGTGTCGCGCCTGCTGCCGGTGGTGGCGATGCACGACATGGGCAAGCTGTTGCACCGGCGGAGGCGCGAGGGATGA
- a CDS encoding DUF3341 domain-containing protein, whose product MSPPPLLLAEFRDPDTLLAAARRAREAGLHPIDAHTPFAVEGLPEALGLPRSRLRVLMLAAGLAGAGLAYLMCWYASVHGYPLLIGGRPHHAWQVYLVLSFEGGILAAVLAGVAGFFFASGLPRLHHPIFAARDFERASQDRFFLSVADPGADEARLAALLDGLGPVSVRVVPMVVPMVVTA is encoded by the coding sequence ATGAGCCCGCCGCCGCTGCTCCTCGCCGAGTTCCGCGACCCGGACACGCTGCTGGCTGCCGCCCGGCGGGCGCGGGAGGCCGGGCTGCACCCGATCGACGCGCACACGCCCTTTGCCGTGGAGGGGCTGCCGGAGGCGCTCGGCCTGCCGCGCTCCCGGCTGCGGGTGCTGATGCTCGCCGCCGGGCTGGCGGGGGCGGGACTGGCCTATCTGATGTGCTGGTACGCCTCCGTGCACGGCTATCCGCTGTTGATCGGCGGGCGGCCGCACCATGCCTGGCAGGTCTATCTGGTGCTGAGCTTCGAGGGCGGCATCCTGGCCGCCGTGCTGGCCGGGGTGGCCGGTTTCTTCTTCGCCAGCGGCCTGCCGCGCCTGCACCACCCGATCTTCGCGGCCCGGGATTTCGAGCGTGCCAGCCAGGACCGCTTCTTCCTCTCCGTCGCCGATCCGGGCGCCGACGAGGCGCGCCTCGCGGCGCTGCTGGACGGGCTCGGGCCGGTCTCCGTGCGGGTGGTGCCGATGGTGGTGCCGATGGTGGTGACGGCGTGA
- the coxB gene encoding cytochrome c oxidase subunit II, with protein MSSFRFWPDAASDVAQRTDLIVVIMLVLSGAILLLVACLLLGFAIRYRRGSKAPRGPLPEILQREVEVGWTVATALLAIVLFAWGGATMLSFGRAEQGEAVEIHVQAKQWMWKTRHANGAQEIDALHVPLGQPVRLIMTSQDVIHSFFVPAFRVKQDVLPGRLTELRFTPTKPGTYQLFCAEYCGTLHARMGGTVTVMEPGDYAQWLAAQPEADDLAGEGRVLFTALGCSGCHAGSATVHAPRLEGLYGRQVLLSDGRFVTADEAYLRDSILQPARQVVAGFQPLMPSFAGLVGEDELQRLVAYIRSLREEKSP; from the coding sequence ATGAGCAGCTTCCGGTTCTGGCCCGACGCCGCCTCGGACGTCGCGCAGCGCACCGACCTGATCGTGGTGATCATGCTGGTGCTCTCGGGCGCCATCCTGCTGCTGGTGGCTTGCCTGCTGCTCGGCTTCGCGATCCGCTACCGCCGCGGCTCGAAGGCGCCGCGCGGGCCGCTGCCGGAGATCCTGCAGCGCGAGGTCGAGGTCGGCTGGACCGTGGCCACGGCGCTGCTGGCGATCGTGCTCTTCGCCTGGGGCGGCGCCACCATGCTGTCCTTCGGCCGCGCGGAGCAGGGGGAGGCGGTGGAGATCCACGTCCAGGCCAAGCAGTGGATGTGGAAGACCCGCCACGCCAACGGGGCGCAGGAGATCGACGCGCTGCACGTGCCGCTGGGCCAGCCGGTGCGGCTGATCATGACCTCGCAGGACGTGATCCATTCCTTCTTCGTCCCCGCTTTCCGGGTGAAGCAGGACGTCCTGCCCGGCCGGCTGACCGAGCTGCGCTTCACCCCCACCAAGCCCGGCACCTACCAGCTCTTCTGCGCCGAGTACTGCGGCACGCTGCATGCCCGCATGGGCGGCACGGTCACGGTGATGGAACCGGGCGACTACGCGCAATGGCTGGCGGCGCAGCCGGAGGCCGACGACCTCGCGGGGGAGGGCAGGGTGCTCTTCACCGCGCTCGGCTGCTCCGGCTGCCATGCCGGCAGCGCCACCGTCCACGCGCCGCGGCTGGAGGGGCTCTACGGACGGCAGGTGCTGCTCTCGGACGGGCGCTTCGTCACCGCCGACGAGGCCTATCTGCGCGATTCCATCCTGCAGCCGGCACGGCAGGTCGTGGCCGGCTTCCAGCCGCTGATGCCCTCCTTCGCCGGGCTGGTGGGGGAGGACGAGCTGCAGCGCCTCGTCGCCTATATCCGCTCCCTGCGGGAGGAGAAGTCACCATGA
- a CDS encoding c-type cytochrome translates to MRGWTLLLPLLLLAGCKQEMAQQRRMDTYERTGVWKDGTTARPIPAGTVAWGDLARDAAALVPPPVTPALLARGQERFGIFCTPCHGLSGEGNGMVVQRGFPPPPSFHTRRLRAVPARYLFDVITEGYGVMYSYAARVPPEDRWAIVAYLRTLQLSHHATLAEAPEAAGAIREAGP, encoded by the coding sequence GTGAGGGGGTGGACCCTCCTGCTGCCGCTGCTCCTGCTGGCCGGGTGCAAGCAGGAGATGGCGCAGCAGCGCCGCATGGACACCTACGAACGGACCGGGGTCTGGAAGGACGGCACCACCGCCCGCCCCATCCCGGCCGGCACGGTGGCGTGGGGCGACCTGGCGCGTGACGCCGCCGCCCTCGTCCCGCCGCCCGTCACCCCGGCGCTGCTGGCGCGCGGGCAGGAACGGTTCGGCATCTTCTGCACGCCCTGCCACGGCCTGTCCGGCGAGGGCAACGGCATGGTCGTGCAGCGCGGCTTCCCGCCGCCGCCCTCCTTCCACACCCGCCGCCTGCGCGCGGTGCCCGCCCGCTACCTCTTCGACGTCATCACCGAGGGCTATGGCGTGATGTATTCCTATGCCGCCCGCGTGCCGCCCGAGGACCGCTGGGCGATCGTGGCCTATCTGCGCACGCTGCAGCTCTCGCACCACGCCACCCTGGCCGAGGCGCCAGAAGCCGCCGGGGCGATCCGGGAGGCGGGACCGTGA
- a CDS encoding cytochrome c oxidase subunit 3: protein MSAADPHAAQAPDPIREPWESFHRQRLGSSLGIWIFLGSEAMLFGGLIMAVVANRALHPEAFAAAGRETDVVLGTLNTAILLTSSLTMAIAAEAAQAELRRTALRGFALTLLLGLAFLAVKGFEYHKDIAEHLVPGPGFPLPDPASQIFFGFYWGMTALHALHMTAGLIVVGWLSWQAWTRRRALRSPAYEVVGLYWHLVDIVWVFLYPLFYLGGRS from the coding sequence GTGAGCGCGGCGGACCCCCATGCAGCGCAGGCGCCCGATCCGATCCGGGAGCCCTGGGAGAGCTTCCACCGGCAGCGCCTGGGTTCCAGCCTCGGCATCTGGATCTTCCTGGGCAGCGAGGCGATGCTCTTCGGCGGGCTGATCATGGCCGTGGTGGCGAACCGTGCCCTGCATCCGGAGGCCTTCGCCGCCGCCGGGCGCGAGACGGATGTGGTGCTGGGCACGCTCAACACCGCCATCCTGCTCACCAGCAGCCTGACCATGGCCATCGCCGCGGAGGCCGCCCAGGCCGAGCTGCGCCGCACGGCCCTGCGCGGCTTCGCCCTGACCCTGCTGCTGGGCCTCGCCTTCCTCGCGGTGAAGGGCTTCGAGTACCACAAGGACATCGCGGAACACCTCGTGCCCGGTCCGGGCTTTCCGCTCCCCGACCCTGCCTCGCAGATCTTCTTCGGCTTCTACTGGGGCATGACCGCGCTGCATGCGCTGCACATGACGGCCGGGCTCATCGTGGTCGGCTGGCTGAGCTGGCAGGCCTGGACGCGCCGGCGCGCGCTGCGCAGCCCGGCCTATGAGGTCGTGGGGCTCTACTGGCACCTGGTCGATATCGTCTGGGTCTTCCTCTACCCGCTCTTCTACCTCGGTGGGCGCTCTTGA
- a CDS encoding cytochrome c oxidase subunit I, producing MSDIAADAAMAPRARPAGEESYLTAERGLASWLLTTDHKRIALLYAAALTAFFFIGGAGAVAIRLELFTPQQDLMSADTYNRMFTLHGTVMVWFFLVPSIPNTLGNFLLPLMIGAKDVAFPRLNLSSWYLFVGAGAFLVYALIAGGVDTGWTFYTPYSTMFSNSYVLAAVFAVIAVGFSSIMTGLNFIATVHMLRAPGMHWFRLPLLVWALYGTSLVMVLATPVLTAVLLLIFAERAFGLPIFDPARGGDPLLFQHLFWFYSHPAVYIMILPSFGVISEIVTCFARRQIFGYSFMVYAILWIAVIGFLVWGHHMFVSGQSLYASLVFSFLSFVIAVPSAIKVFNWTFTLYRGEITFEAPMLYAVGFIGLFTIGGLTGLFLASIPIDVHVTDTYFVVAHFHFIMVGGAVTAFYGGLHFWWPKITGRLYPDGWARFAAILMFFGFGFTFFPQFIMGYLGMPRRYGAYPPEFQVYHVMSSCGAVLLAAAYLMPMGYLAWSLLRGQRAGDDPWNATGLEWQTGSPPPRDNFRSQPVVETGPYLYHDEDFGPDRRTEEPHRNQDEPR from the coding sequence ATGAGCGACATCGCCGCCGACGCCGCCATGGCGCCCCGCGCCCGGCCGGCCGGGGAGGAAAGCTACCTGACGGCGGAACGCGGCCTCGCCTCCTGGCTGCTGACCACCGACCACAAGCGGATCGCCCTGCTCTACGCGGCGGCGCTGACCGCCTTCTTCTTCATCGGCGGGGCGGGCGCGGTGGCGATCCGGCTGGAGCTCTTCACGCCGCAGCAGGACCTGATGTCGGCGGACACCTACAACCGGATGTTCACCCTGCACGGCACGGTGATGGTCTGGTTCTTCCTGGTGCCCTCCATCCCCAACACGCTGGGCAACTTCCTGCTGCCGCTGATGATCGGGGCGAAGGACGTCGCCTTCCCGCGCCTGAACCTGTCCTCCTGGTATCTCTTCGTCGGCGCCGGCGCCTTCCTGGTCTATGCGCTGATCGCCGGCGGGGTGGACACGGGCTGGACCTTCTACACGCCCTATTCCACGATGTTCTCCAACTCCTACGTGCTCGCCGCCGTCTTCGCGGTGATCGCCGTGGGCTTCTCCTCCATCATGACGGGGCTGAACTTCATCGCCACGGTGCACATGCTGCGCGCGCCGGGGATGCACTGGTTCCGCCTGCCGCTGCTGGTCTGGGCGCTCTACGGCACCAGCCTGGTGATGGTGCTGGCGACCCCGGTGCTGACCGCCGTGCTGCTGCTGATCTTCGCCGAGCGCGCCTTCGGCCTGCCGATCTTCGACCCGGCGCGGGGCGGCGACCCGCTGCTGTTCCAGCACCTCTTCTGGTTCTACAGCCACCCGGCCGTGTACATCATGATCCTGCCCTCCTTCGGCGTGATCAGCGAGATCGTCACCTGCTTCGCCCGGCGCCAGATCTTCGGCTACAGCTTCATGGTCTATGCGATCCTCTGGATCGCGGTGATCGGCTTCCTGGTCTGGGGCCACCACATGTTCGTCTCGGGGCAGTCGCTCTACGCCTCGCTGGTCTTCTCCTTCCTCTCCTTCGTCATCGCCGTGCCCTCGGCCATCAAGGTCTTCAACTGGACCTTCACCCTCTACCGCGGCGAGATCACCTTCGAGGCGCCGATGCTCTACGCCGTCGGCTTCATCGGCCTCTTCACCATCGGCGGCCTGACCGGGCTCTTCCTGGCCTCGATCCCGATCGACGTGCACGTGACCGACACCTATTTCGTCGTGGCGCATTTCCACTTCATCATGGTGGGCGGCGCGGTCACGGCCTTCTATGGCGGGCTGCATTTCTGGTGGCCGAAGATCACCGGGCGCCTCTATCCGGATGGCTGGGCGCGCTTCGCCGCCATCCTGATGTTCTTCGGCTTCGGCTTCACCTTCTTCCCGCAGTTCATCATGGGCTATCTCGGCATGCCGCGGCGCTACGGCGCCTATCCGCCGGAGTTCCAGGTCTATCACGTCATGTCCTCCTGCGGCGCGGTGCTGCTGGCTGCGGCCTACCTGATGCCCATGGGCTACCTCGCCTGGTCGCTGCTGCGCGGGCAGCGGGCCGGGGACGATCCCTGGAACGCCACGGGGCTGGAATGGCAGACCGGCTCGCCGCCGCCGCGCGACAATTTCCGCAGCCAGCCGGTCGTGGAAACCGGCCCCTACCTCTATCACGACGAGGATTTCGGCCCGGACCGGCGGACGGAGGAGCCGCACCGGAACCAGGACGAGCCCCGGTGA